One genomic window of Cannabis sativa cultivar Pink pepper isolate KNU-18-1 chromosome 2, ASM2916894v1, whole genome shotgun sequence includes the following:
- the LOC133034321 gene encoding uncharacterized protein LOC133034321 yields the protein MGLQLNDLTPCLQPVYGFSGQRVAPLGQIHLPLTVGQAPTSMTIMAHLLILDVPSAFNVMLGRPAWYDLKVVTLIFHSCLKFLAKNGVGCLRGNQQSARKYMVGIDPSIISHVLNIDPNFRPVQQKQRLLDKERALALKEEVEKLRNNNFIIEAFYPAWVANPILVPKPKKKW from the exons atgggactccaGCTCAATGATCTAACCCCATGTCtccagcctgtctatggtttctctgGTCAAAGAGtcgcacctctaggacaaattcaTTTACCCTTaactgttggacaagctccgacaaGCATGACTATCATGGCACACCTCCTGATattagatgttccttcagctttCAATGTAATGCTAGGCCGGCCGGCCTGGTATGACTTAAAGGTTGTCACATTAATATTCCACTCGTGCTTGAAGTTTCTagcaaagaatggggtagggtgtcttagaggaAACCAGCAGTCTGCTCGGaaat ATATGGTTGGAATTGATCCTTCCATCATTTCACATGTTCTGAATATTGACCCAAACTTCCGGCCAGTACAACAAAAGCAAAGGCTACTGGACAAAGAACGAGCATTAGCCCTAAAGGAAGAAGTAGAAAAGCTACGCAACAACAATtttataattgaagctttctacccagctTGGGTCGCAAATCCCATATTGGTGCCCAAGCCAAAAAAGAAATGGtga